The Aethina tumida isolate Nest 87 chromosome 5, icAetTumi1.1, whole genome shotgun sequence genomic sequence GCACAAAGCGATGGACGGGAATGCCACCAAAAATGTCAGCTTCTTCCACACTTTAAAGCCACCTTAAATGCGAATTATATTGTACAAGTAACCTAAAAATGACAGGTGAAGTGATGCTTACCTTCGCGACTGCCGGAGATGGCGGCTGGGCCAGCGACCCTAAATTTGTTCACAGTTTTGTTGACGGTGGTTTGAATGTATCTGCGAAGTAAGTGGTTTATTATGGTAGTCATTTCAGCTAATCTTCAAGTAAAAATGGAGCAAGTTAATCAAAGAGATtgatgtgtttaattttagaatacgGTAATGAAGTATGCGAATAGTAACTATGACATTGGATATAACATATAGTCTCCATAGAAATGTACTGTAG encodes the following:
- the LOC126265511 gene encoding cytochrome c oxidase subunit 6A, mitochondrial-like, which produces MTTIINHLLRRYIQTTVNKTVNKFRVAGPAAISGSREGGFKVWKKLTFLVAFPSIALCGANIWLGHQSQGREQVPFIKYDHLRTRTKRFPWGDGNKSLFHNPHTNALPDGYEH